In the genome of Oncorhynchus mykiss isolate Arlee chromosome 18, USDA_OmykA_1.1, whole genome shotgun sequence, one region contains:
- the sgo1 gene encoding shugoshin 1 isoform X1, translated as MARERGQKKSFQQSLGDIKEKMIEKRNKRLASASAGNRGRSKRINRTSAGNVKPIILKNVQINNKALALALQAEKEKVRQANGIILQMKREQQALFLHLLMLKKRLKDQEAQASNVQTGPAQLLAELPNPVDTSRRIQSQAALEDPVKDEAPLSPISSEPQFPKGVGQSESDGQVALPKTVAVRRRRVEGRGRRSEHVRKGRRSSFYEQNHSASPESLIQKKTEVVMESLVLNARRGQNNIQEVKMERGNPIGSEEFQQHFTPESPAKPAYQQQQPRNKPKQAHPPWPKPELAARKQERGLKPDRPPLKKPWETSKPRARSKSRDRSATRSRTGVASAASLNTSLNTSQGFNDTFDFDCEDGVHLTPFKGSGPKDNPRDTPIQEVEREQKQNPKRTLSSSESSSSSSSESEDSPYVPQKRKRRSPRDRAKPALALRTRGRPCKAATDKENGPPSKPELLHATRMEVCSTPVVLDKQLKEEPERSQSSIWIQPLSLVAMDVALETSLSESEGSPYVPKSRGVRKTQDHPEQAKPTPTRRGRPYKAARDKENVPPPKRQLSRVTRVEASPTAGPAEVPETEVQFPETPGSVFVDSPGPMAEQGLEGHPEQHRQDKEEALLPVTPGVEEEMMRIGNVLSGFRDSPRESPGIPTSSTPQNHISHIPKTSKRTGGLSVRTGRGFSLSDVTNLTPAAYRKFSLKSSRPSDRCSTPVPGRKRRSTMTVDYKEPSLHAKLRRGDRFTDTKFLLSPVFKQKPRKSVKTRLSLEKYNESFVGCR; from the exons ATGGCGAGGGAACGGGGCCAGAAGAAGTCTTTCCAGCAAAGCCTGGGTGACATCAAGGAAAAGATGATTGAGAAGAGGAACAAACGCCTGGCAAGCGCCTCTGCAGGCAACAGGGGACGGTCCAAAAGGATCAACAGAACCAGTG cGGGCAACGTGAAGCCAATTATCCTGAAGAACGTGCAGATCAATAACAAAGCCCTGGCTCTGGCCCTGCAGGCAGAGAAGGAGAAGGTGAGGCAGGCCAACGGTATCATCCTACAGATGAAGAGGGAGCAGCAggccctcttcctccacctcctcatgcTCAAGAAGAGGCTCAAAGATCAGGAGGCGCAGGCCAGTAATGTACAG ACTGGACCTGCACAGCTCCTTGCTGAACTACCAAATCCAGTGGACACCTCCAG GAGAATTCAAAGCCAAGCTGCTCTGGAAGATCCTGTGAAGGACGAAGCTCCACTCTCACCCATCAGCTCAG AGCCTCAGTTTCCTAAAGGCGTGGGACAAAGCGAAAGTGACGGGCAAGTGGCGTTGCCAAAGACAGTGGCTGTGAGACGTCGCCGGGTGGAAGGTAGAGGGAGGCGATCTGAGCATGTGCGGAAAGGGCGCCGTTCCTCGTTCTATGAGCAGAACCACAGCGCCTCTCCAGAATCTCTCATACAGAAAAAGACTGAGGTCGTAATGGAGAGCCTGGTTCTAAACGCCAGGAGAGGCCAGAACAACATACAGGAAGTGAAGATGGAGAGAGGCAATCCGATTGGCTCAGAGGAGTTCCAGCAGCACTTCACCCCAGAGTCCCCGGCTAAACCAGCATATCAACAGCAGCAACCCCGGAACAAACCAAAACAGGCCCATCCACCGTGGCCTAAGCCCGAACTGGCTGCACGCAAGCAAGAGAGGGGCCTCAAACCGGACCGCCCCCCTCTGAAGAAACCCTGGGAGACCTCTAAACCCAGAGCCCGGTCCAAGAGCCGGGACCGCTCAGCCACACGGTCCAGAACCGGGGTGGCCTCTGCTGCATCTCTCAACACCTCCCTCAACACATCTCAGGGATTCAATGACACTTTTGATTTCGACTGCGAGGACGGGGTACACCTCACCCCCTTCAAGGGTAGCGGACCCAAGGATAACCCCCGAGACACACCCATacaggaggtggagagggaacAGAAACAGAACCCGAAGAGGACTCTGTCGTCATCTGAGTCTAGTTCATCTTCGTCTTCTGAGTCAGAAGACAGCCCCTACGTTCCTCAGAAACGGAAGAGGCGGAGCCCCCGGGACCGGGCCAAGCCTGCCCTCGCTCTTAGAACCAGAGGTCGACCCTGCAAAGCAGCTACAGACAAGGAGAACGGCCCCCCATCCAAACCAGAGTTGTTACATG CAACCAGAATGGAGGTCTGTTCCACCCCTGTGGTCCTTGACAAACAACTCAAGGAGGAACCAGAAAGGAGCCAGAGCTCGATTTGGATACAGCCGTTGTCTCTGGTTGCCATGGATGTTGCCTTAGAGACCAGCTTGTCTGAGTCAGAGGGTAGTCCCTACGTTCCTAAAAGCCGTGGCGTACGAAAGACACAGGACCACCCAGAGCAGGCCAAGCCCACCCCCACTCGCAGGGGACGGCCCTATAAAGCAGCCAGAGACAAGGAGAACGTCCCCCCTCCTAAACGACAGTTGTCACGTG TCACCAGAGTAGAGGCCAGTCCCACAGCTGGGCCCGCTGAGGTCCCTGAGACAGAAGTCCAATTCCCAGAAACACCTGGGAGTGTCTTTGTTGACAGTCCTGGTCCAATGGCAGAGCAGGGTCTTGAGGGCCACCCAG AGCAACACAGACAAGATAAAGAGGAGGCTCTGCTTCCTGTCACtccaggggtggaggaggagatgatgaGGATCGgcaatgtcctgtctggtttcAGGGACTCCCCCCGTGAGTCTCCTGGGATACCGACCAGCAGCACCCCCCAAAACCACATCTCACACATCCCCAAAACAAGCAAGAGGACAG GTGGGCTTAGTGTCAGGACTGGGCGGGGCTTCAGTCTGAGTGATGTGACCAATCTTACCCCTGCAGCCTATCGGAAGTTCTCTTTAAAGAGCTCCCGCCCTTCAGACCGATGTTCCACCCCTGTCCCCGGCCGCAAGAGGCGGTCCACGATGACAGTGGACTACAAAGAGCCATCGCTGCACGC GAAACTGAGACGTGGAGACAGGTTCACAGACACCAAGTTCCTCCTCTCTCCCGTCTTCAAACAGAAACCCAGGAAGTCCGTGAAGACTCGGCTGTCGTTGGAGAAATACAACGAGTCATTTGTGGGATGTCGCTGA
- the sgo1 gene encoding shugoshin 1 isoform X2: MARERGQKKSFQQSLGDIKEKMIEKRNKRLASASAGNRGRSKRINRTSAGNVKPIILKNVQINNKALALALQAEKEKVRQANGIILQMKREQQALFLHLLMLKKRLKDQEAQASNVQTGPAQLLAELPNPVDTSRRIQSQAALEDPVKDEAPLSPISSEPQFPKGVGQSESDGQVALPKTVAVRRRRVEGRGRRSEHVRKGRRSSFYEQNHSASPESLIQKKTEVVMESLVLNARRGQNNIQEVKMERGNPIGSEEFQQHFTPESPAKPAYQQQQPRNKPKQAHPPWPKPELAARKQERGLKPDRPPLKKPWETSKPRARSKSRDRSATRSRTGVASAASLNTSLNTSQGFNDTFDFDCEDGVHLTPFKGSGPKDNPRDTPIQEVEREQKQNPKRTLSSSESSSSSSSESEDSPYVPQKRKRRSPRDRAKPALALRTRGRPCKAATDKENGPPSKPELLHATRMEVCSTPVVLDKQLKEEPERSQSSIWIQPLSLVAMDVALETSLSESEGSPYVPKSRGVRKTQDHPEQAKPTPTRRGRPYKAARDKENVPPPKRQLSRVTRVEASPTAGPAEVPETEVQFPETPGSVFVDSPGPMAEQGLEGHPGVEEEMMRIGNVLSGFRDSPRESPGIPTSSTPQNHISHIPKTSKRTGGLSVRTGRGFSLSDVTNLTPAAYRKFSLKSSRPSDRCSTPVPGRKRRSTMTVDYKEPSLHAKLRRGDRFTDTKFLLSPVFKQKPRKSVKTRLSLEKYNESFVGCR, translated from the exons ATGGCGAGGGAACGGGGCCAGAAGAAGTCTTTCCAGCAAAGCCTGGGTGACATCAAGGAAAAGATGATTGAGAAGAGGAACAAACGCCTGGCAAGCGCCTCTGCAGGCAACAGGGGACGGTCCAAAAGGATCAACAGAACCAGTG cGGGCAACGTGAAGCCAATTATCCTGAAGAACGTGCAGATCAATAACAAAGCCCTGGCTCTGGCCCTGCAGGCAGAGAAGGAGAAGGTGAGGCAGGCCAACGGTATCATCCTACAGATGAAGAGGGAGCAGCAggccctcttcctccacctcctcatgcTCAAGAAGAGGCTCAAAGATCAGGAGGCGCAGGCCAGTAATGTACAG ACTGGACCTGCACAGCTCCTTGCTGAACTACCAAATCCAGTGGACACCTCCAG GAGAATTCAAAGCCAAGCTGCTCTGGAAGATCCTGTGAAGGACGAAGCTCCACTCTCACCCATCAGCTCAG AGCCTCAGTTTCCTAAAGGCGTGGGACAAAGCGAAAGTGACGGGCAAGTGGCGTTGCCAAAGACAGTGGCTGTGAGACGTCGCCGGGTGGAAGGTAGAGGGAGGCGATCTGAGCATGTGCGGAAAGGGCGCCGTTCCTCGTTCTATGAGCAGAACCACAGCGCCTCTCCAGAATCTCTCATACAGAAAAAGACTGAGGTCGTAATGGAGAGCCTGGTTCTAAACGCCAGGAGAGGCCAGAACAACATACAGGAAGTGAAGATGGAGAGAGGCAATCCGATTGGCTCAGAGGAGTTCCAGCAGCACTTCACCCCAGAGTCCCCGGCTAAACCAGCATATCAACAGCAGCAACCCCGGAACAAACCAAAACAGGCCCATCCACCGTGGCCTAAGCCCGAACTGGCTGCACGCAAGCAAGAGAGGGGCCTCAAACCGGACCGCCCCCCTCTGAAGAAACCCTGGGAGACCTCTAAACCCAGAGCCCGGTCCAAGAGCCGGGACCGCTCAGCCACACGGTCCAGAACCGGGGTGGCCTCTGCTGCATCTCTCAACACCTCCCTCAACACATCTCAGGGATTCAATGACACTTTTGATTTCGACTGCGAGGACGGGGTACACCTCACCCCCTTCAAGGGTAGCGGACCCAAGGATAACCCCCGAGACACACCCATacaggaggtggagagggaacAGAAACAGAACCCGAAGAGGACTCTGTCGTCATCTGAGTCTAGTTCATCTTCGTCTTCTGAGTCAGAAGACAGCCCCTACGTTCCTCAGAAACGGAAGAGGCGGAGCCCCCGGGACCGGGCCAAGCCTGCCCTCGCTCTTAGAACCAGAGGTCGACCCTGCAAAGCAGCTACAGACAAGGAGAACGGCCCCCCATCCAAACCAGAGTTGTTACATG CAACCAGAATGGAGGTCTGTTCCACCCCTGTGGTCCTTGACAAACAACTCAAGGAGGAACCAGAAAGGAGCCAGAGCTCGATTTGGATACAGCCGTTGTCTCTGGTTGCCATGGATGTTGCCTTAGAGACCAGCTTGTCTGAGTCAGAGGGTAGTCCCTACGTTCCTAAAAGCCGTGGCGTACGAAAGACACAGGACCACCCAGAGCAGGCCAAGCCCACCCCCACTCGCAGGGGACGGCCCTATAAAGCAGCCAGAGACAAGGAGAACGTCCCCCCTCCTAAACGACAGTTGTCACGTG TCACCAGAGTAGAGGCCAGTCCCACAGCTGGGCCCGCTGAGGTCCCTGAGACAGAAGTCCAATTCCCAGAAACACCTGGGAGTGTCTTTGTTGACAGTCCTGGTCCAATGGCAGAGCAGGGTCTTGAGGGCCACCCAG gggtggaggaggagatgatgaGGATCGgcaatgtcctgtctggtttcAGGGACTCCCCCCGTGAGTCTCCTGGGATACCGACCAGCAGCACCCCCCAAAACCACATCTCACACATCCCCAAAACAAGCAAGAGGACAG GTGGGCTTAGTGTCAGGACTGGGCGGGGCTTCAGTCTGAGTGATGTGACCAATCTTACCCCTGCAGCCTATCGGAAGTTCTCTTTAAAGAGCTCCCGCCCTTCAGACCGATGTTCCACCCCTGTCCCCGGCCGCAAGAGGCGGTCCACGATGACAGTGGACTACAAAGAGCCATCGCTGCACGC GAAACTGAGACGTGGAGACAGGTTCACAGACACCAAGTTCCTCCTCTCTCCCGTCTTCAAACAGAAACCCAGGAAGTCCGTGAAGACTCGGCTGTCGTTGGAGAAATACAACGAGTCATTTGTGGGATGTCGCTGA
- the sgo1 gene encoding shugoshin 1 isoform X3: MARERGQKKSFQQSLGDIKEKMIEKRNKRLASASAGNRGRSKRINRTSAGNVKPIILKNVQINNKALALALQAEKEKVRQANGIILQMKREQQALFLHLLMLKKRLKDQEAQASNVQTGPAQLLAELPNPVDTSRRIQSQAALEDPVKDEAPLSPISSEPQFPKGVGQSESDGQVALPKTVAVRRRRVEGRGRRSEHVRKGRRSSFYEQNHSASPESLIQKKTEVVMESLVLNARRGQNNIQEVKMERGNPIGSEEFQQHFTPESPAKPAYQQQQPRNKPKQAHPPWPKPELAARKQERGLKPDRPPLKKPWETSKPRARSKSRDRSATRSRTGVASAASLNTSLNTSQGFNDTFDFDCEDGVHLTPFKGSGPKDNPRDTPIQEVEREQKQNPKRTLSSSESSSSSSSESEDSPYVPQKRKRRSPRDRAKPALALRTRGRPCKAATDKENGPPSKPELLHATRMEVCSTPVVLDKQLKEEPERSQSSIWIQPLSLVAMDVALETSLSESEGSPYVPKSRGVRKTQDHPEQAKPTPTRRGRPYKAARDKENVPPPKRQLSRVTRVEASPTAGPAEVPETEVQFPETPGSVFVDSPGPMAEQGLEGHPEQHRQDKEEALLPVTPGVEEEMMRIGNVLSGFRDSPRESPGIPTSSTPQNHISHIPKTSKRTAYRKFSLKSSRPSDRCSTPVPGRKRRSTMTVDYKEPSLHAKLRRGDRFTDTKFLLSPVFKQKPRKSVKTRLSLEKYNESFVGCR; the protein is encoded by the exons ATGGCGAGGGAACGGGGCCAGAAGAAGTCTTTCCAGCAAAGCCTGGGTGACATCAAGGAAAAGATGATTGAGAAGAGGAACAAACGCCTGGCAAGCGCCTCTGCAGGCAACAGGGGACGGTCCAAAAGGATCAACAGAACCAGTG cGGGCAACGTGAAGCCAATTATCCTGAAGAACGTGCAGATCAATAACAAAGCCCTGGCTCTGGCCCTGCAGGCAGAGAAGGAGAAGGTGAGGCAGGCCAACGGTATCATCCTACAGATGAAGAGGGAGCAGCAggccctcttcctccacctcctcatgcTCAAGAAGAGGCTCAAAGATCAGGAGGCGCAGGCCAGTAATGTACAG ACTGGACCTGCACAGCTCCTTGCTGAACTACCAAATCCAGTGGACACCTCCAG GAGAATTCAAAGCCAAGCTGCTCTGGAAGATCCTGTGAAGGACGAAGCTCCACTCTCACCCATCAGCTCAG AGCCTCAGTTTCCTAAAGGCGTGGGACAAAGCGAAAGTGACGGGCAAGTGGCGTTGCCAAAGACAGTGGCTGTGAGACGTCGCCGGGTGGAAGGTAGAGGGAGGCGATCTGAGCATGTGCGGAAAGGGCGCCGTTCCTCGTTCTATGAGCAGAACCACAGCGCCTCTCCAGAATCTCTCATACAGAAAAAGACTGAGGTCGTAATGGAGAGCCTGGTTCTAAACGCCAGGAGAGGCCAGAACAACATACAGGAAGTGAAGATGGAGAGAGGCAATCCGATTGGCTCAGAGGAGTTCCAGCAGCACTTCACCCCAGAGTCCCCGGCTAAACCAGCATATCAACAGCAGCAACCCCGGAACAAACCAAAACAGGCCCATCCACCGTGGCCTAAGCCCGAACTGGCTGCACGCAAGCAAGAGAGGGGCCTCAAACCGGACCGCCCCCCTCTGAAGAAACCCTGGGAGACCTCTAAACCCAGAGCCCGGTCCAAGAGCCGGGACCGCTCAGCCACACGGTCCAGAACCGGGGTGGCCTCTGCTGCATCTCTCAACACCTCCCTCAACACATCTCAGGGATTCAATGACACTTTTGATTTCGACTGCGAGGACGGGGTACACCTCACCCCCTTCAAGGGTAGCGGACCCAAGGATAACCCCCGAGACACACCCATacaggaggtggagagggaacAGAAACAGAACCCGAAGAGGACTCTGTCGTCATCTGAGTCTAGTTCATCTTCGTCTTCTGAGTCAGAAGACAGCCCCTACGTTCCTCAGAAACGGAAGAGGCGGAGCCCCCGGGACCGGGCCAAGCCTGCCCTCGCTCTTAGAACCAGAGGTCGACCCTGCAAAGCAGCTACAGACAAGGAGAACGGCCCCCCATCCAAACCAGAGTTGTTACATG CAACCAGAATGGAGGTCTGTTCCACCCCTGTGGTCCTTGACAAACAACTCAAGGAGGAACCAGAAAGGAGCCAGAGCTCGATTTGGATACAGCCGTTGTCTCTGGTTGCCATGGATGTTGCCTTAGAGACCAGCTTGTCTGAGTCAGAGGGTAGTCCCTACGTTCCTAAAAGCCGTGGCGTACGAAAGACACAGGACCACCCAGAGCAGGCCAAGCCCACCCCCACTCGCAGGGGACGGCCCTATAAAGCAGCCAGAGACAAGGAGAACGTCCCCCCTCCTAAACGACAGTTGTCACGTG TCACCAGAGTAGAGGCCAGTCCCACAGCTGGGCCCGCTGAGGTCCCTGAGACAGAAGTCCAATTCCCAGAAACACCTGGGAGTGTCTTTGTTGACAGTCCTGGTCCAATGGCAGAGCAGGGTCTTGAGGGCCACCCAG AGCAACACAGACAAGATAAAGAGGAGGCTCTGCTTCCTGTCACtccaggggtggaggaggagatgatgaGGATCGgcaatgtcctgtctggtttcAGGGACTCCCCCCGTGAGTCTCCTGGGATACCGACCAGCAGCACCCCCCAAAACCACATCTCACACATCCCCAAAACAAGCAAGAGGACAG CCTATCGGAAGTTCTCTTTAAAGAGCTCCCGCCCTTCAGACCGATGTTCCACCCCTGTCCCCGGCCGCAAGAGGCGGTCCACGATGACAGTGGACTACAAAGAGCCATCGCTGCACGC GAAACTGAGACGTGGAGACAGGTTCACAGACACCAAGTTCCTCCTCTCTCCCGTCTTCAAACAGAAACCCAGGAAGTCCGTGAAGACTCGGCTGTCGTTGGAGAAATACAACGAGTCATTTGTGGGATGTCGCTGA